A section of the Streptococcus oriscaviae genome encodes:
- a CDS encoding PTS sugar transporter subunit IIB, protein MLKVLTACGNGMGSSMVIKMKVQNALRSLGQTDFDVASCSVGEAKGLAANYDIVIASLHLISELEGRTKGKLIGLDNLMDDKEITAKLSEVL, encoded by the coding sequence ATGTTGAAAGTATTAACCGCTTGCGGTAATGGTATGGGATCATCTATGGTGATCAAAATGAAAGTGCAAAATGCCCTGCGTAGTCTTGGTCAAACAGATTTCGACGTAGCGTCTTGCAGTGTTGGTGAGGCAAAAGGCCTCGCTGCAAACTATGATATCGTCATCGCATCCCTTCACCTAATTAGCGAGCTGGAAGGCCGCACAAAAGGGAAACTCATCGGTTTGGACAACTTGATGGACGATAAAGAAATCACTGCAAAACTCAGCGAAGTTTTGTAA
- a CDS encoding L-ribulose-5-phosphate 4-epimerase, with protein sequence MPKDLQEMRQRVYEANVALPAHGLVKFTWGNVSEVCRELGRIVIKPSGVDYEKLSPENMVVTDLDGHVVEGDLNPSSDLATHVALYKAWPNVHAVVHTHSTEAVGWAQAGRDIPFYGTTHADYFYGPVPCARSLTADEVNTAYEKETGAVIIEEFERRGIDPVAVPGIVVRNHGPFTWGKDPAQAVYHSVVLEEVARMNRYTEQINPRVEPAPKYIMDKHYLRKHGPNAYYGQKGDAH encoded by the coding sequence ATGCCAAAAGATTTACAGGAAATGCGCCAGCGCGTCTATGAAGCCAATGTGGCCCTGCCTGCTCACGGACTTGTCAAGTTCACTTGGGGAAATGTTTCAGAAGTTTGCCGTGAGTTGGGCCGCATTGTGATCAAACCTTCTGGTGTGGATTATGAGAAATTATCTCCAGAAAATATGGTGGTGACAGACCTAGATGGCCATGTGGTGGAAGGCGACCTCAATCCTTCGTCAGACTTGGCTACCCACGTCGCCCTCTATAAGGCTTGGCCAAATGTCCATGCCGTTGTTCATACCCATTCAACGGAAGCAGTGGGCTGGGCGCAGGCTGGTCGGGATATTCCTTTTTACGGAACGACCCATGCCGACTATTTCTATGGACCGGTGCCATGCGCCCGCTCCCTGACAGCTGATGAAGTGAATACAGCCTACGAAAAAGAAACGGGGGCTGTCATCATCGAGGAGTTTGAACGTCGTGGCATTGACCCAGTGGCCGTTCCAGGTATCGTTGTCCGCAACCACGGTCCGTTCACCTGGGGGAAAGATCCAGCCCAAGCTGTTTACCATAGTGTCGTTCTGGAAGAAGTAGCCCGCATGAACCGCTACACCGAGCAAATCAACCCACGGGTTGAGCCAGCTCCTAAGTACATTATGGACAAGCACTACTTGCGCAAACACGGCCCTAATGCCTACTATGGTCAAAAGGGTGATGCCCACTAA
- a CDS encoding Spy0128 family protein, producing the protein MKVFRKLMGLLSAAVLVFSALSIPTLANELTSGYTVSTAFTVNNNPVVNNASYGEAKFYVNPTYTFDDATVLNNGDTLVYSVPSVFKLEQPMTQPLTAPTGETIAQMATDPSTGKVTVTITDAAYFARLNETKKLSFLFTVVWNDSTPYNVAQTFTLQGAPEYTLTRIKVDEEPQGYSKWGVQDSANPNYINWRIRVNRDVNNLGQVVIKDVIPEGQELATPITGYYFANWDNGPRTSFTANDPSIVTITDANNFTINAGDLSNRGIFIIYKTFLTAPVDKVDKKAYNDIVVTSDGTPMAALVSRPFAPLTTTDGVGSGVRSDEAVFTVNKVLDGRTLNADEFTFELVDDATGNVVQTVKNAADGTVTFEKIKFSTVGEFTYTIREVASGLAGVTDDADTDIKVTVQVTESGGMKQAAITYDRTEFTNTYKAASTKLALEADKALTGRTLQADEFEFALTGTDGTSLTAKNTTTGKVVFPEIEYTTAGTYTYTISEVKGNLGGVTYDDTAVKATVVVTDNQQGALEAVVTYENNDQTFENTYTASPVKVKIPAVKRLDGRTLKADEFEFQLKEDATQTVVETVKNTADGQINFAELTFNTAGEYKYTISEVQGNLGGVQYDTTDVKATVSVTDNGQGQLQAALTFENGDNAFENTYSAAPGAASLSAKKVLNGRELKAGEFEFVLTDQNGQEVERVKNLANGDINFSALTFTKADVYTYTISEVKGSLGGVQYDDTTVKATVTVTDNEQGQLVTAVTYENDDQTFENGYSTTQASAQLSAKKILEGRELKADEFEFVLSAENGPEIETVKNAAGGSITFAPITYTQAGTYAYTISEKEAGLEGITYDKTTAKVTVEVVDNGQGQLVATVTSAVPTFKNIYVEPTTTTTTTTTTTEEPTVTTTESTTTETTTSEESTTTTEATTSEESTTTTEATTSEESTTTTEATTSEESTTTTEATTSEESTTTTETTTSEESTTTTEATTSEASTTTTEATTSEASTTTTEATTSEASTTTTEATTTTGTTTESTTTTDGQTPPPAKGGNTPSKQVLPNTGESSNVWMVISGIIGLVVAGLGYFFHKRNA; encoded by the coding sequence ATGAAAGTATTTCGCAAATTGATGGGGTTACTATCAGCGGCAGTACTTGTTTTTTCGGCGCTATCTATTCCTACTTTAGCGAATGAATTAACATCTGGATATACTGTTTCTACAGCTTTTACTGTCAATAATAACCCTGTAGTTAACAATGCATCTTACGGTGAAGCTAAGTTCTATGTGAATCCGACTTATACCTTTGATGATGCGACTGTCTTGAATAACGGGGATACACTGGTTTATTCAGTACCATCTGTTTTCAAATTAGAGCAACCAATGACTCAGCCGCTTACTGCGCCTACGGGAGAAACAATCGCTCAAATGGCGACTGATCCATCCACAGGCAAGGTAACTGTGACCATTACAGATGCTGCTTATTTTGCTCGGTTGAATGAAACGAAGAAGCTTTCCTTCTTATTCACGGTTGTATGGAATGATTCAACTCCTTACAATGTAGCACAAACCTTTACCCTCCAAGGCGCACCAGAATATACTTTGACTCGTATCAAGGTGGATGAAGAGCCTCAAGGCTATTCTAAATGGGGAGTTCAAGATTCTGCAAATCCAAACTATATTAATTGGCGTATCCGTGTTAACCGAGATGTGAACAATCTTGGCCAAGTTGTGATTAAGGATGTCATCCCAGAAGGTCAAGAATTGGCAACCCCAATCACTGGTTATTACTTCGCTAACTGGGACAACGGACCTAGAACCTCTTTCACAGCTAATGACCCATCTATTGTTACTATCACAGATGCTAACAACTTCACTATCAATGCAGGTGACTTGAGCAACCGTGGTATCTTTATTATCTACAAAACCTTCTTGACTGCACCAGTTGATAAGGTTGATAAGAAGGCATATAACGATATTGTGGTTACCTCAGATGGCACTCCGATGGCCGCTCTTGTTTCTCGTCCATTTGCGCCACTCACAACTACTGATGGTGTCGGTTCTGGTGTGCGTTCAGATGAAGCAGTCTTCACAGTGAACAAGGTATTGGATGGCCGTACCCTCAATGCAGATGAATTTACCTTTGAATTGGTAGATGATGCGACTGGTAATGTCGTCCAAACAGTTAAGAACGCAGCTGATGGAACAGTCACCTTTGAGAAGATTAAGTTTTCAACAGTTGGTGAGTTCACATATACCATCCGAGAAGTTGCTAGTGGCCTAGCAGGTGTGACGGACGATGCGGATACTGATATTAAAGTAACAGTTCAAGTAACTGAAAGTGGTGGTATGAAGCAGGCGGCAATAACCTATGACCGTACAGAGTTTACCAATACCTATAAGGCGGCCTCTACCAAACTAGCATTAGAAGCGGACAAGGCCCTGACTGGTCGAACTCTCCAAGCCGATGAGTTTGAATTTGCCTTGACTGGTACAGATGGAACTTCCTTGACAGCTAAGAATACAACAACTGGTAAGGTTGTATTCCCTGAGATTGAGTATACTACTGCTGGTACCTACACCTACACTATCTCAGAAGTCAAGGGTAATTTAGGTGGCGTTACATATGACGATACAGCTGTTAAGGCGACTGTTGTTGTCACAGACAATCAACAAGGTGCTTTGGAAGCAGTTGTTACTTATGAAAACAACGACCAAACTTTTGAAAACACTTATACAGCTAGTCCGGTTAAGGTAAAAATCCCAGCTGTTAAGAGATTGGATGGCCGCACTCTGAAAGCCGATGAGTTTGAATTCCAATTGAAGGAAGACGCAACTCAAACAGTTGTTGAAACTGTGAAAAACACTGCTGACGGCCAAATCAATTTTGCAGAGCTTACTTTCAATACAGCAGGTGAGTACAAATATACCATCTCAGAAGTACAAGGTAACTTGGGTGGTGTTCAATACGATACTACTGATGTCAAAGCAACCGTCTCTGTGACAGACAATGGTCAAGGTCAACTGCAAGCTGCTCTTACTTTTGAAAATGGTGATAACGCCTTTGAAAACACTTATTCAGCAGCTCCAGGTGCGGCAAGTCTTTCAGCTAAGAAAGTCTTGAATGGCCGTGAGTTGAAAGCGGGCGAATTTGAGTTTGTCTTGACAGACCAAAATGGTCAAGAAGTAGAGAGAGTTAAGAACCTTGCTAATGGTGACATCAACTTCTCAGCCCTTACCTTCACGAAGGCAGATGTGTACACTTACACTATCTCAGAAGTGAAAGGTTCACTCGGTGGCGTTCAGTACGATGACACAACTGTTAAGGCAACTGTCACTGTTACAGACAACGAACAAGGCCAGTTGGTAACAGCCGTTACTTATGAGAATGATGACCAAACCTTTGAAAATGGCTACAGCACTACTCAAGCAAGTGCTCAATTGTCAGCTAAGAAGATTTTGGAAGGTCGTGAGCTGAAAGCAGATGAATTTGAATTTGTCTTGTCAGCAGAAAATGGTCCAGAAATTGAGACAGTGAAGAATGCTGCAGGTGGTTCGATTACCTTTGCGCCAATCACTTACACTCAAGCTGGCACCTACGCTTACACAATCAGCGAAAAAGAAGCAGGTCTTGAAGGTATTACCTACGATAAGACAACTGCCAAAGTCACAGTAGAAGTAGTTGACAACGGTCAAGGTCAGTTGGTAGCAACTGTTACATCAGCGGTTCCTACATTTAAGAACATCTATGTAGAGCCAACTACAACCACAACTACAACTACAACAACTACTGAGGAGCCTACTGTAACTACTACAGAAAGCACAACTACAGAAACAACTACTTCTGAAGAGTCAACAACTACAACAGAAGCCACCACTTCTGAAGAGTCCACGACAACTACAGAAGCCACCACTTCTGAAGAGTCAACAACTACAACAGAAGCCACCACTTCTGAAGAGTCCACGACAACCACAGAAGCAACTACATCTGAAGAGTCTACAACAACTACAGAAACAACTACTTCTGAAGAGTCCACAACAACTACAGAAGCAACTACTTCTGAAGCGTCAACGACCACGACAGAAGCAACTACTTCTGAGGCGTCAACGACCACAACAGAAGCAACTACTTCTGAAGCGTCAACGACCACAACAGAAGCAACTACTACAACAGGAACCACGACTGAATCGACGACTACAACAGATGGTCAAACACCACCACCAGCAAAAGGTGGCAACACACCATCTAAACAAGTCTTGCCAAATACTGGTGAATCCTCAAATGTATGGATGGTTATCAGTGGTATTATTGGTCTTGTGGTAGCTGGACTTGGATATTTCTTCCACAAACGGAATGCATAA
- a CDS encoding PTS sugar transporter subunit IIA: MNLKKAFTENNSIRLGLTAETWQEAVHLAVEPLIESGAATEEYYDAIIASTEEYGPYYVLMPGMAMPHAQAGVGVLKDSFALITLTKPVTFSDGKEVSVLLTLAATDPKIHTSVAIPQIIALFELENSIERLLACQSPEEVLAMVEESKNSPYLEGLDLES, from the coding sequence ATGAATCTAAAAAAAGCATTCACAGAAAACAATTCTATCCGTCTGGGTTTGACGGCAGAAACCTGGCAGGAGGCTGTGCATCTGGCAGTTGAACCCCTGATTGAAAGCGGCGCAGCGACAGAAGAATACTACGACGCCATCATTGCCTCTACCGAAGAATACGGTCCCTACTATGTCCTTATGCCAGGCATGGCTATGCCGCATGCCCAGGCAGGTGTTGGTGTCTTGAAAGACTCCTTTGCCTTGATAACCTTGACAAAACCAGTCACTTTTTCAGACGGTAAAGAAGTTTCAGTCCTTCTGACCTTGGCAGCAACCGATCCAAAAATTCACACTTCAGTAGCCATTCCGCAGATTATCGCCCTCTTTGAGTTGGAAAATTCTATTGAGCGTCTGTTGGCCTGTCAAAGTCCAGAGGAAGTTTTGGCCATGGTTGAGGAATCAAAAAATAGCCCGTACTTAGAAGGCTTAGACTTGGAAAGCTAG
- a CDS encoding PTS ascorbate transporter subunit IIC, which produces MDFLNVPLNWFSQNILQNPAFFVGLLVLVGYALLKKPAHDVFAGFIKATVGYMILNVAAGGLVTTFRPILAALNFKFQIDAAVIDPYFGLAAANTKIAEEFPDFVSAATTALLIGFGVNILLVALRKLTKVRTLFITGHIMVQQAATISLMVLFLIPGLRNDFGTAAIGILCGIYWAVSSNMTVEATQRLTGGGGFAIGHQQQFAIWFVDKVAPKLGKKEENLDNLKLPKFLSIFHDTVVASATLMLVFFGIILFVLGPEIMANPEVITSGTLYNPAKQAFFMYVVQTAFTFSVYLFILMQGVRMFVAELTNAFQGISSKLLPGSFPAVDVAASYGFGSSNAVLSGFAFGLIGQLITIVLLIVFKSPILIITGFVPVFFDNAAIAVYADKRGGWKAAAILSFISGVLQVALGAVCVGLLELSGGYHGNIDFEVPWLPFGYAFKYLGVIGYVAVCLFLLIIPQLQYAKAKDKDAYYRGEAPTE; this is translated from the coding sequence ATGGATTTTCTAAACGTCCCTCTTAACTGGTTCTCACAGAATATCTTGCAGAACCCAGCTTTCTTCGTAGGTCTCTTGGTGTTGGTCGGCTACGCCCTCCTCAAAAAGCCTGCGCATGATGTCTTTGCAGGCTTCATCAAAGCAACTGTCGGCTACATGATTCTAAACGTGGCAGCTGGTGGATTGGTAACAACCTTCCGTCCGATTTTGGCAGCTTTGAACTTCAAATTCCAAATTGATGCGGCGGTTATTGACCCTTACTTCGGTCTGGCTGCAGCAAATACTAAGATTGCAGAAGAGTTTCCAGACTTTGTTAGCGCGGCAACGACAGCCCTTCTGATTGGTTTTGGGGTGAACATTCTCTTGGTTGCTCTTCGTAAGTTGACAAAGGTGCGGACCCTCTTCATCACCGGTCACATCATGGTGCAACAGGCTGCGACCATCTCTCTTATGGTTCTCTTCCTAATCCCAGGTCTTCGCAATGACTTCGGTACAGCAGCAATCGGTATCCTTTGCGGTATCTACTGGGCAGTAAGTTCAAACATGACAGTAGAAGCAACTCAGCGCTTGACTGGCGGCGGTGGTTTTGCCATCGGTCACCAACAACAATTTGCGATTTGGTTCGTAGACAAGGTTGCTCCAAAATTAGGCAAGAAGGAAGAAAACCTTGACAACTTGAAATTGCCTAAGTTCCTATCCATCTTCCATGATACAGTAGTAGCATCTGCTACCTTGATGTTGGTCTTCTTCGGTATTATCCTCTTCGTCTTGGGCCCGGAAATCATGGCAAACCCAGAAGTTATCACCTCTGGTACACTTTACAACCCAGCTAAACAAGCCTTCTTCATGTATGTAGTACAAACCGCCTTCACCTTCTCTGTTTACCTCTTCATCTTGATGCAGGGTGTACGGATGTTCGTTGCAGAATTGACTAACGCCTTCCAAGGTATCTCTAGCAAACTGCTTCCAGGTTCCTTCCCTGCGGTGGACGTTGCTGCTTCTTATGGCTTTGGTTCTTCCAATGCGGTTCTTTCAGGATTTGCCTTCGGTCTCATCGGTCAGTTGATTACCATTGTTCTTCTGATTGTCTTCAAGAGCCCAATCCTTATCATCACTGGTTTCGTGCCAGTATTCTTCGACAACGCTGCGATTGCTGTATATGCGGATAAACGCGGTGGCTGGAAAGCAGCGGCGATTCTATCCTTCATCTCAGGTGTCCTGCAAGTTGCCCTCGGTGCAGTTTGTGTCGGCTTGCTTGAGTTGAGCGGTGGTTATCACGGAAACATTGACTTTGAAGTGCCATGGTTGCCATTTGGCTACGCCTTCAAGTACCTAGGTGTTATCGGTTATGTTGCAGTCTGCCTCTTCCTCTTGATTATTCCTCAGTTGCAGTATGCAAAAGCAAAAGATAAGGATGCTTACTACCGCGGTGAAGCTCCTACCGAATAA
- a CDS encoding 3-keto-L-gulonate-6-phosphate decarboxylase UlaD, with amino-acid sequence MTKHIPNLQVALDHSDLQGAIKAAVSVGHEVDVIEAGTVCLLQVGSELVEVLRSLFPEKIIVADTKCADAGGTVAKNNAVRGADWMTCICSATIPTMKAALKAIQEVRGDKGEIQVELYGDWTYEHAQMWLDAGISQAIYHQSRDALLAGETWGEKDLTKVKKLIDMGFRVSVTGGLDVDTLKLFEGLDVFTFIAGRGITEAADPAAAAREFKDEIRRIWG; translated from the coding sequence ATGACAAAACATATCCCAAATTTACAGGTCGCTCTGGATCATTCAGATTTGCAGGGTGCTATCAAGGCTGCTGTGTCAGTTGGCCATGAGGTTGACGTTATTGAAGCTGGTACCGTCTGCCTGCTTCAGGTGGGCAGCGAATTGGTTGAAGTGCTGCGCAGCCTCTTCCCAGAAAAAATCATCGTAGCCGACACCAAATGCGCGGACGCAGGTGGTACGGTTGCCAAAAACAACGCCGTTCGTGGGGCGGACTGGATGACCTGTATCTGTTCCGCAACCATCCCAACTATGAAAGCTGCCCTCAAGGCCATCCAAGAAGTGCGCGGTGATAAGGGAGAAATTCAGGTTGAACTCTACGGTGACTGGACCTATGAACATGCCCAAATGTGGTTAGATGCTGGTATTTCCCAAGCGATTTACCACCAATCCCGTGACGCCCTTCTTGCCGGCGAAACTTGGGGTGAAAAAGACCTGACCAAGGTGAAAAAACTGATTGACATGGGCTTCCGTGTGTCTGTGACAGGCGGCTTGGATGTCGATACCCTCAAACTCTTTGAAGGTTTGGATGTCTTCACCTTTATCGCAGGGCGCGGTATTACCGAAGCTGCCGATCCAGCAGCTGCAGCACGTGAATTCAAAGACGAAATCCGTCGTATCTGGGGGTAG
- a CDS encoding Spy0128 family protein, which yields MKVFHKLMGLLSAAILVFSALSIPALANELTTGYSVSTVFTVNNNPVVNNASYGEAKFYVNPTYTFDDATVLNNGDTLVYSVPSVFKLEQPMTQSLTAPTGETIAQMATDPSTGKVTVTVTDAAYFARLNETKKLSFLFTVVWNDSTPYNVAQTFTFVGAPEYTLTRIKVDEEPQGYSKWGTQDPSNPNYVNWRIRVNRDVNKLGQVVIKDVIPEGQELASPISGYYFENWDNGPRTSFTANDPSIVTITDANNFTINAGDLSNRGIYIVYRTLLTAPVDKVDKKAYNDIIVTSDGTPMAALVSRPFAPLTTTDGVGSGSRSDEAVFTVNKVLDGRTLNADEFTFELVDDATGNVVQTVKNAADGTVTFEKIKFSTVGEFTYTIREVASGLAGVTDDADTDIKATVTVVDNGGVKQATTTYDRTAFTNTYVAPTTTTTTTEESTTTTEATTTEESTTTTEPTTSEESTTTTEPLPASKKGKILPKTGEESGLITGFVGFVLLVVAGIFYRKSTKA from the coding sequence ATGAAAGTATTTCACAAATTGATGGGGCTGCTATCAGCGGCAATACTTGTTTTTTCGGCGCTATCTATTCCTGCTTTAGCGAATGAATTAACAACGGGGTACTCTGTTTCTACAGTTTTTACTGTTAATAATAACCCTGTAGTCAACAATGCATCTTACGGTGAAGCTAAGTTCTATGTGAATCCGACTTATACCTTTGATGATGCGACTGTTTTGAATAATGGGGATACACTGGTTTATTCAGTACCATCTGTTTTCAAATTAGAGCAACCAATGACCCAGTCACTTACTGCGCCTACGGGAGAAACAATCGCTCAAATGGCGACTGATCCATCCACAGGCAAGGTAACTGTGACCGTTACAGATGCTGCCTATTTTGCTCGGTTGAATGAAACGAAGAAACTTTCCTTCTTATTCACGGTTGTATGGAATGATTCAACTCCTTACAATGTAGCGCAGACCTTTACATTTGTGGGTGCCCCAGAATATACGCTTACTCGTATCAAGGTGGATGAAGAGCCTCAAGGATATTCTAAGTGGGGCACCCAAGACCCATCTAATCCAAACTATGTTAACTGGCGTATCCGTGTTAACAGAGATGTGAACAAGCTTGGCCAAGTTGTGATTAAGGATGTCATCCCAGAAGGTCAAGAATTGGCAAGTCCAATCTCAGGCTATTACTTTGAGAATTGGGATAACGGACCTAGAACCTCTTTCACAGCTAATGACCCATCTATTGTTACTATCACAGATGCTAACAACTTCACTATCAATGCAGGTGACTTGAGCAACCGTGGTATCTACATCGTCTATAGAACCCTGCTAACAGCCCCAGTTGATAAGGTTGATAAAAAGGCATATAACGATATTATAGTTACCTCAGATGGCACTCCAATGGCCGCTCTTGTTTCTCGTCCATTTGCGCCACTCACCACAACTGATGGAGTGGGATCGGGTAGTCGCTCAGATGAAGCAGTCTTCACAGTGAACAAGGTCTTAGATGGTCGCACTCTCAATGCAGATGAATTTACCTTTGAATTGGTAGATGATGCGACTGGTAATGTCGTCCAAACAGTTAAGAACGCAGCTGATGGAACAGTTACCTTTGAGAAGATTAAGTTTTCAACAGTTGGTGAGTTCACATATACCATCCGAGAAGTTGCTAGTGGCCTAGCAGGTGTGACGGACGATGCGGATACTGATATTAAAGCAACAGTAACTGTCGTTGATAATGGAGGGGTTAAACAAGCTACTACGACTTACGATCGTACAGCATTTACAAATACCTATGTGGCGCCAACCACCACAACAACTACTACTGAGGAATCAACGACTACAACAGAAGCAACTACTACTGAGGAATCAACGACTACAACAGAGCCAACTACTTCTGAGGAGTCAACAACAACTACAGAGCCACTACCGGCATCTAAGAAGGGCAAAATTCTTCCTAAGACCGGTGAAGAGAGTGGTTTAATTACAGGTTTTGTTGGTTTTGTGCTTTTAGTGGTAGCAGGTATCTTCTACAGAAAATCTACAAAGGCTTAA
- a CDS encoding LacI family DNA-binding transcriptional regulator: MTTLADVAKRANVSKMTVSRVLNHPEQVTKELRELVLQAMADLDYRPNVVAKALAQQRSLVVKVVILEKMDVVEPYYMNLLAGIAKELERRNYALQLVTDVQQAQGQCDGYIITGMRESDYTWIKELEKPVILFGENAQGIPFVDSDNQKATFEATEYAISRGYEQLVFIGMNLPESFERAREAGYRQALEGHNLQGTIYQLENRSSQAEAFILSLPHIADNTCFICASDRLALGIERGLQTLGKGIPEDVGIIGFDGVFLDRVASPKLTTMKQSITKMGEICVRQLMTLIDGGRLSQPGHYCQAELVVRETTR; encoded by the coding sequence ATGACAACATTAGCGGATGTGGCCAAACGGGCCAATGTATCTAAGATGACGGTTTCGCGAGTTCTCAATCACCCTGAACAAGTTACTAAGGAACTGAGGGAGCTAGTCTTGCAGGCGATGGCAGACTTGGATTACCGGCCAAATGTAGTCGCCAAAGCCTTGGCCCAGCAACGCAGCTTGGTTGTCAAGGTGGTCATTCTAGAGAAGATGGACGTTGTTGAACCCTATTATATGAATTTACTGGCGGGAATTGCCAAAGAATTGGAGCGGCGCAACTATGCCTTGCAGCTGGTGACGGATGTTCAGCAGGCCCAGGGACAGTGCGATGGGTATATCATTACCGGTATGCGGGAGAGTGACTACACTTGGATCAAGGAGCTGGAGAAGCCGGTTATTCTTTTTGGAGAAAATGCTCAAGGGATTCCGTTTGTAGACTCGGACAATCAGAAGGCGACATTTGAAGCAACAGAATACGCAATCTCGCGGGGCTATGAGCAGCTGGTCTTTATCGGCATGAATCTGCCGGAGTCCTTTGAGCGGGCTAGGGAGGCCGGTTATCGCCAAGCCTTGGAAGGTCACAACTTACAAGGCACCATTTATCAACTGGAGAATCGCTCCTCACAGGCAGAAGCCTTTATCTTGAGTTTGCCTCATATAGCAGACAATACCTGCTTTATCTGCGCTTCGGATCGCCTAGCGCTGGGGATTGAGCGGGGCTTGCAGACGCTGGGGAAAGGGATTCCAGAAGATGTGGGCATTATTGGCTTTGATGGAGTCTTTCTTGACCGGGTGGCATCGCCGAAACTCACAACCATGAAGCAGTCGATTACTAAGATGGGAGAAATCTGCGTCCGTCAGCTGATGACTTTGATTGATGGCGGGCGTCTATCGCAACCGGGTCATTACTGTCAGGCAGAGCTAGTTGTCAGAGAAACAACACGATAA
- a CDS encoding L-ribulose-5-phosphate 3-epimerase, producing MARPIGIYEKATPKHFTWKERLEFAKELGFDFVEMSVDESDARLARLDWTKEERLELVKAIYETGVRIPTICFSGHRRYPLGSNDPALEAKSLETMRQCIELAQDLGVRVIQLAGYDVYYEEKSPETRARFIKNLRKACDWAEQAQVMLAIEIMDDPFINSIEKYLAVEKEIDSPYLFVYPDTGNVSAWHNDLWSEFYLGHRSIAALHLKDTYAVTENSKGQFRDVPFGQGCVDWELMFDVLKKTNYQGPFLIEMWSENCESVEETRAAIKEAQDFLYPLIEKAGLR from the coding sequence ATGGCACGACCAATCGGAATATATGAAAAGGCAACGCCCAAGCACTTTACTTGGAAGGAGCGCTTGGAGTTTGCCAAAGAACTGGGCTTTGACTTTGTAGAAATGTCGGTGGACGAAAGTGATGCCCGTTTGGCCCGCTTAGACTGGACTAAGGAAGAACGATTGGAGCTGGTCAAGGCCATCTATGAAACAGGCGTTCGCATCCCGACCATCTGCTTCTCAGGCCACCGCCGCTATCCGCTGGGTTCCAATGACCCTGCCCTTGAAGCTAAGTCCCTAGAAACCATGCGCCAGTGTATCGAACTGGCGCAGGACTTGGGTGTGCGGGTCATCCAGTTGGCTGGTTACGACGTTTACTATGAGGAAAAATCGCCTGAAACCAGAGCCCGCTTCATCAAAAATCTCCGCAAGGCCTGCGACTGGGCAGAACAGGCCCAAGTTATGCTGGCCATTGAAATCATGGATGATCCCTTCATCAACTCTATTGAAAAATACCTAGCAGTTGAGAAAGAAATCGACTCGCCTTATCTCTTTGTTTACCCAGATACTGGAAACGTGTCTGCTTGGCACAATGACCTTTGGAGTGAATTTTACCTAGGCCACCGCTCCATCGCAGCCCTTCACCTCAAAGACACCTATGCAGTAACTGAAAACTCCAAGGGCCAATTCCGCGATGTGCCATTTGGTCAAGGTTGTGTGGACTGGGAACTTATGTTTGATGTCTTGAAAAAGACCAACTACCAAGGGCCGTTTTTGATTGAGATGTGGTCTGAAAACTGTGAAAGTGTAGAGGAAACACGGGCGGCTATCAAGGAAGCACAAGACTTCCTCTACCCATTGATTGAGAAAGCGGGGTTACGCTAA